TCAGGCCGAGATCAAGAATCTGGTGCACTGGATTCTGTCGCTGTAAAAGAGCATCGGGTTTGAGGGGTATTTGCAGGTAACTCAGGGGGTAGCATGAAACATTGGAAAAAACTTCTCATCGTCTGCGCGGCGATGGCTGGATTGGGGCAGTTTGGCGCAGCGTACGCCGGTAATGAGGGGGCGATGGCCGCCGGTGATCGCAGCCTGAAGGGCGACAAAATCTGTACCGAATGCCACGACGAAAATGACAACAAGGCAATTTTGGCAGTCTATAAAGGCAAGCATGGCGTCAAGGCTGATGGACGCACGCCGGGTTGTCAGACTTGCCACGGCGCCAGCGAGTCGCATGTGAAGAATGGCCCGAAGCCGGGCGTAGTTGGCGCAAAACGGGGCAAGGTTGATGTCGTGTTTGGCGCAAAATCGACCAATTCGTCCAAAGAACAAAATGGTGCATGTATCAGCTGCCATGAAAGCGGTCTGCGTACCCATTGGACGGGCAGTCAGCATGAGAGCAGTGATGTGACCTGCGTTAGCTGTCATAGCAACCACGTTCATCAGGACAAAGTGCTTAAGAAGGAAACGCAGCCAGAGGTTTGCTATACCTGCCACAAATCGGAGCGTGCGCAGACCCACAAGATTTCTACCCATCCTATTGGTGCAGGAAAGATTGCCTGTTCGGATTGCCATAACCCACATGGTTCAGCTGGTCCGAAGCTGTTGAAAAAGAACACCTTGAATGAGACATGCTTCACCTGTC
The nucleotide sequence above comes from Betaproteobacteria bacterium. Encoded proteins:
- a CDS encoding DmsE family decaheme c-type cytochrome is translated as MKHWKKLLIVCAAMAGLGQFGAAYAGNEGAMAAGDRSLKGDKICTECHDENDNKAILAVYKGKHGVKADGRTPGCQTCHGASESHVKNGPKPGVVGAKRGKVDVVFGAKSTNSSKEQNGACISCHESGLRTHWTGSQHESSDVTCVSCHSNHVHQDKVLKKETQPEVCYTCHKSERAQTHKISTHPIGAGKIACSDCHNPHGSAGPKLLKKNTLNETCFTCHAEKRGPLLWEHQPVTEDCSTCHTPHGSNISPLLKSRPPFLCNECHDGPHSKSAVAGNAAGIQGGYTGANPSATAGGRSCMNCHVMVHGSNNPAGAWLHR